From Polynucleobacter sp. AP-Sving-400A-A2:
CAAATAAATACCGAGGGCCCGGCAATCAGCTTTTTAACTTCGTGCTGACTCTTGCCGCAAAATGAGCAATACAGAACTTTGTCTGCGCTAGTGGTGTTCTTAATATCGCTCAAAATAACTATCTAAAAATGAAATTTGAATTAAGGGCGCTTATCGATGACTTTATCGATTAAGCCATATTCTTGGGCCTGGTCTGCAGACATAAAGTTATCGCGATCAGTATCTTTGGCAATTGTTTCAATTGTTTGACCTGTACGGTCAGACAAAATCTTATTCAAGCGCTCACGTAGATAAAGAATTTCACGAGCTTGAATCTCAATATCTGAAGCCTGACCACGTGCACCGCCTAATGGCTGGTGAATCATTACGCGTGAATTCGGTAAGGCGTAGCGTTTACCCTTCTCACCGGCACATAATAAAAACGCACCCATGCTCGCAGCCATGCCCATACACAAAGTGCTGACGTGTGGCTTGATGAATTGCATGGTGTCGTAAATTGCTAAACCAGCTGAAACAGAGCCGCCAGGAGAGTTGATGTACAGAGAGATTTCTTTATCTGGGTTTTCGCTCTCGAGAAACAACAGCTGTGCAATCACTAAATTTGCAGTTTGATCATTTACTTCGCCAACTAAGAAAACTACGCGTTCTCTGAGTAAGCGAGAGTAGATGTCGTAGGCTCTCTCACCTCGACCAGAGGTTTCAATCACCATTGGAACTAAACCCAAACCTTTGGGCTCTACATTCTCAGACTGGAAATGATTCTGGTTCATATGATCAGACCTTTATAAATTAGTGACTTAGCTTAGTTTACTGAGTTCTTCGAAGGTAACTGCTTTGTCAATCACCTTAGCCTGCGAAGTGAAGAACTTGATCACGTTATCCTCAAGGACGACGTTCTCAACATCTTTTAGGCGGCTAGGATTGCTGTAGAACCAACGTACCACTTCTTTTGGATCTTCGTAGGTAGCAGCCTGCTCATCAATTTCTGCTTTGATTTGATCTGCAGTAGCAGCTAAATTCTGCTGCTTTACTAAATCGCTCAAAATCAACCCAAGACGAACACGCTTCATGGCTTGCTCAGCAAACATCTCAGCAGGAATCGGTGCATCCTTAGCATTTGGAATGCCGCGCTGTATTAGGTCTTGACGTGCAGACTCTACTAAACGCTCTTGCTCTTGAGCAACCAAAGATTTGGGCGTGTCAAGTTCGCAAATACTATTGAGCTTCTCCATTACTTCGCCTTTTAATAAAGTAGTAATGCGACGCTTGGTTTCGCGGTCTAAATTTTCTTTGACTTCTGCACGCATCTTCGCAACGCCACCCTCGCTAACGCCTAAGGACAATGCGAACGCATCATCGATCGTTGGCAGGTGAGCCCAATTCACTGACTTTACAGTGATGGTGAAATCAGCAGTTTTACCTGCAACATCTTTGCCGTGGTAATCAGCTGGGAAGCTTAATGGGAAAGTTTTGCTATCACCCGCTTTGAGTCCCAATGTAGCAGCTTCAAATTCAGGGAGCATGCGGCCTTCGCCGAGCACGTATTCAAAATTTTCTGCTTTACCGCCAGCAAATTCAACGCCATCGATCTTGCCAACAAAGTCAATAATTACTTGGTCGCCAGCTTGCGCGGCCGTATTTGCACCGCCATCGCCATGATCACCGGCGTCGCCGCGTGGATGGTAGTGCACTTGCTGCTTGCGTAATACATCGAGTGCGCGATCAATCTCAGCATCAGAGATATCCGTTGTGTACTTAGTTACTTCTGCTTTACTGAAATCGCCAATTTTTACTTCTGGCAAGACTTCAAAGTAAGCATCGAATACGATCTTGTCAGCGTCTAATTCTGATTTAGGATCGAGACGAGGTTGACCAGCCAATTGAATTTTTTCTTTTTGAGCTAGCTCATAGAACAGTTCGGAAGCTTTATCGAACTGGAGCTCGAAATCCACTTGCATGCCATATTGCTTTTCAACCATGGTCTTAGGCACTTTGCCTGGACGGAAGCCTGGGGCTTTCATGGTTTTACCCAACTTAGCCAAACGGTCATCTCTCGCCTTAGCCAAATCGGCACGAGCAAACTCTAAGGTCACTTTGCGGTCTAACTGACCTAAATTTTCTATCTGCACAGCTATTCTCGTCTCTTAATTGAAAATCGGATTATGTGAAGCCCAAGCCAAGTAGCTATCTTGTGGTGCGAGGAGGGGGACTCGAACCCCCACACCATTGCTGGCGTCAGGACCTAAACCTGGTGCGTCTACCAATTTCGCCATCCTCGCGCGAATTCCGCAAACACTACCGAGCTGAAGCTTCACTCTAAAGACCGTAATTCTACAATGCTTAGCGGTTTTGGAGGATATTTAGACCTTGTAGAGCAAAGCCACTGCATGGACTGCTATACCCTCACCCCTGCCAAGGTGCCCAAGGGATTCATTGGTTTTAGCTTTGAGGTTGACATGGCTGGGTGTAACTAGCAAATCTGCTGCGATATTGCGAACCATTTCTGGTAAAAAAGTAGCTAATTTAGGTTTTTGGCAAATAATCGTTGCATCCACATTGCCCACATGAAATCCAGCTGCCTGGATCTTTTGCAAGGCTGCTCTGAGCAAAATGCGGCTATCCATATCCTTAAACTGAGGGTCTGTATCAGGAAACAGCTGGCCAATATCATTCAAGCCTGCAGCACCAAGTAAAGCATCCGTTAAAGCGTGCAACAAGGCATCCGCATCCGAATGCCCTAACAAACCCTTGTCACCTGGGACGTGAACCCCGCCGAGGATGAGCTTACGACCCTCGACTAAGGCATGAACGTCATATCCTTGGCCAATTCGAAATTGCGGAATGTGGGGTGCACTTGATGTCATGGGCTTATGGATATTCTCTTCAGGCTTATTTAACGGAGGTTTGCAAGATGGTTTGCATCAAGTCCCAATCTGCTGGGTGGGTTACTTTGAAGTTACTAGTCGCACCTTCAATTAATAAGGGGTTTTTACCAGCAAGCTCGATGGCGCTGGCCTCATCCGTAATATCCGCCTCCAAGCGAATACCTTCTTCAATCGCATCGTGCAGATCCTTTAAACCAAACATCTGTGGGGTTTGGGCCTGCCATAGATGATCTCGGGATATCGTCTTCACAGCCCTATTGGGATTGCCAGCAATTGCGGAATGAGCTTCAGCCATCTTGAGGGTGTCAGCTAGCGGCATTGCTAATAAGCCGCCCTCACCAGCCTGCCTTACAGCAAGAATAAGTTTTTGTATGAGTTGAGGGGTGATTCCCGGTCTAGCAGCATCGTGCACCAGAACCCAATCGCTCTCAGGAATACCTGCTTTAAGCATCTCTGCCAAAGTGTTTCGGACTGTTTCTTGGCGACTTGGTCCACCGCTCGGAGTGAACCGAATCAAGGGGGACTTACTGGAAAGCTCCCCTAGGATGGGGTTATCAATAAAACTAGGGCTGACACCGACCCAAATAGAGGCTATCTCCGGAGTGTTGATAAAAGCGTCTAGGGCGTAGGCTAGCATCGGCTTTCGTGCCAGCTCCTGAAACTGCTTTGGTAAAACTCCACCAAGCCGAGATCCAGTGCCTGCCGTAGGTAACAGAGCATGACATTGGGGCGCAGACGATGAGGTTTGATTTCCGGCGGACATACCTGATTCTATAATGAGCACAGATGTCTGATGCATTAAAACTAGCACCCCCCATACCCGCTCCCCGGGCTGGGCAGCGCTTTACCTTTTCAGGCCTAGTTGGCTCTTCAGATGCAGCTCTCATCGCCCAATCTGCTCTTCGGTATCGCTCAGAGTTCTCAGTCATGGTCATTTTCTGCGCGCAAGCGCAGGAGGCACAACGCCTTCTGGAAGAAATTCCGGCTTTTGCCCCGCAACTCAAAACACGCCTTTTGCCTGACTGGGAGATCCTGCCGTATGACCATTTCTCACCTCACCAGGATTTGGTTTCAGAGCGCTTAGCCACTCTGTATGAATTGCTGAATGGCAGCTGCGATATTGTTCTGCTCCCAATTACTACAGCACTGCAAAGACTAGGGCCGCCAAACTTTTTATCTGGTCACACCTTCTTTTTTAGGCAGGGTGATAAGCTTAATGAAGTCGCACTGAAACTGCAGTTACAGCAAGCCGGTTACGATCCCGTAAGCTCAGTAATGCGCCCCGGTGAATACAGCATTCGTGGTGGCTTGATTGATTTATTTCCAATGGGATCCAGCCTACCTTATCGCCTGGATCTTTTTGGTGATGAGATTGAGCAAATCAGAGCCTTTGATCCTGATACTCAGCGCAGTCTCTATCCAGTAAAAGAAGTTCGTTTATTACCGGGTCACGAATTTCCATTTGACGATGCTTCACGAACAGCCTTTCGTGGGCGCTGGCGTGAAGTATTTGAAGGTGATCCAACGCGGTGCGCTATTTACAAAGATGCCAACCTCGGAATTCCTAGTGCAGGTATTGAGTCTTATCTACCCCTCTTCTTTGAAGAGTCATCGACAGTCTTTGATTACTTTCCACGCTCAGGCGATCCCGTTTGGGCTGTCAGCATTGGTGATGTTGAAGAATCCATCAAGGGTTTTTGGAAAGATACAGTTTCTAGGTACGAATTCTTAAAACATGATCTTGATCGTCCTATTCTGCCGCCAGCTGAATTATTTCTAGATGCAGATCAATTCTTTACGGCAGCCAAGCCAAATGCGCGCTTAGCATTAAATAAAGAAGTGGGTAAAGATAGCAAAGAGTCTCCACAATTTTTAGCCGTTCCCGACCTATCAGTACATCGGCGAGACAGCGACCCTATCAATCGACTGCGTACTTTAGTTTCTCAAGAAAAAGTGCGCGTACTTATTTGCAGCGATAGTAACGGTCGTAAAGAATCGATTCGTCAACTATTTGAAGAGAGTAATTCAGTAGCTGGTCAACATGGCAAACCGCTCTATCCACTGAAACCAGAAGGTTTTGAAGGTGTCTCCGATTTTATTAAGAGTGATGCTTTGTTTGGCCTGGTAACAGCACAACTGTTTAATGGCTTTACCTGGCCTGCTGAAAACTTAATTATCGTAACCGAGGCTGAGCTGTTTACAGCTACCGCTCGGCAAAGACGCAAGGGTAAAGAAAGTCAGAGCGCCGATCCAGATATGCTCTTTAAAGATTTATCTGAACTCAAAATTGGTGACCCGATTGTGCATTCTGATCATGGGATTGGTCGTTACCAAGGTTTAGTGCTTCTGAATTTAGCTCCTCCGAAAGAAGAGCCCATTTTTGAAGAGTTTTTGCACTTGGTATACGCCAAGGATGCTACTCTTTACGTACCAGTTCAACAGCTACAAATGGTGACCCGTTATGCGGGCTCTGATCCTGATTCGGCACCATTGCATCAATTAGGCTCGGGCCAGTGGGATAAAGCAAGACGTAAGGCCGCCCAGCAAATACGCGATACCGCAGCT
This genomic window contains:
- the clpP gene encoding ATP-dependent Clp endopeptidase proteolytic subunit ClpP, which translates into the protein MNQNHFQSENVEPKGLGLVPMVIETSGRGERAYDIYSRLLRERVVFLVGEVNDQTANLVIAQLLFLESENPDKEISLYINSPGGSVSAGLAIYDTMQFIKPHVSTLCMGMAASMGAFLLCAGEKGKRYALPNSRVMIHQPLGGARGQASDIEIQAREILYLRERLNKILSDRTGQTIETIAKDTDRDNFMSADQAQEYGLIDKVIDKRP
- the tig gene encoding trigger factor, translating into MAVQIENLGQLDRKVTLEFARADLAKARDDRLAKLGKTMKAPGFRPGKVPKTMVEKQYGMQVDFELQFDKASELFYELAQKEKIQLAGQPRLDPKSELDADKIVFDAYFEVLPEVKIGDFSKAEVTKYTTDISDAEIDRALDVLRKQQVHYHPRGDAGDHGDGGANTAAQAGDQVIIDFVGKIDGVEFAGGKAENFEYVLGEGRMLPEFEAATLGLKAGDSKTFPLSFPADYHGKDVAGKTADFTITVKSVNWAHLPTIDDAFALSLGVSEGGVAKMRAEVKENLDRETKRRITTLLKGEVMEKLNSICELDTPKSLVAQEQERLVESARQDLIQRGIPNAKDAPIPAEMFAEQAMKRVRLGLILSDLVKQQNLAATADQIKAEIDEQAATYEDPKEVVRWFYSNPSRLKDVENVVLEDNVIKFFTSQAKVIDKAVTFEELSKLS
- the ispF gene encoding 2-C-methyl-D-erythritol 2,4-cyclodiphosphate synthase, with the translated sequence MTSSAPHIPQFRIGQGYDVHALVEGRKLILGGVHVPGDKGLLGHSDADALLHALTDALLGAAGLNDIGQLFPDTDPQFKDMDSRILLRAALQKIQAAGFHVGNVDATIICQKPKLATFLPEMVRNIAADLLVTPSHVNLKAKTNESLGHLGRGEGIAVHAVALLYKV
- the ispD gene encoding 2-C-methyl-D-erythritol 4-phosphate cytidylyltransferase gives rise to the protein MSAGNQTSSSAPQCHALLPTAGTGSRLGGVLPKQFQELARKPMLAYALDAFINTPEIASIWVGVSPSFIDNPILGELSSKSPLIRFTPSGGPSRQETVRNTLAEMLKAGIPESDWVLVHDAARPGITPQLIQKLILAVRQAGEGGLLAMPLADTLKMAEAHSAIAGNPNRAVKTISRDHLWQAQTPQMFGLKDLHDAIEEGIRLEADITDEASAIELAGKNPLLIEGATSNFKVTHPADWDLMQTILQTSVK
- the mfd gene encoding transcription-repair coupling factor; its protein translation is MSDALKLAPPIPAPRAGQRFTFSGLVGSSDAALIAQSALRYRSEFSVMVIFCAQAQEAQRLLEEIPAFAPQLKTRLLPDWEILPYDHFSPHQDLVSERLATLYELLNGSCDIVLLPITTALQRLGPPNFLSGHTFFFRQGDKLNEVALKLQLQQAGYDPVSSVMRPGEYSIRGGLIDLFPMGSSLPYRLDLFGDEIEQIRAFDPDTQRSLYPVKEVRLLPGHEFPFDDASRTAFRGRWREVFEGDPTRCAIYKDANLGIPSAGIESYLPLFFEESSTVFDYFPRSGDPVWAVSIGDVEESIKGFWKDTVSRYEFLKHDLDRPILPPAELFLDADQFFTAAKPNARLALNKEVGKDSKESPQFLAVPDLSVHRRDSDPINRLRTLVSQEKVRVLICSDSNGRKESIRQLFEESNSVAGQHGKPLYPLKPEGFEGVSDFIKSDALFGLVTAQLFNGFTWPAENLIIVTEAELFTATARQRRKGKESQSADPDMLFKDLSELKIGDPIVHSDHGIGRYQGLVLLNLAPPKEEPIFEEFLHLVYAKDATLYVPVQQLQMVTRYAGSDPDSAPLHQLGSGQWDKARRKAAQQIRDTAAELLNLYAARAIRKGHAFEFSAHDYAAFAESFGFEETPDQANAIAAVIGDMTSGTPMDRLVCGDVGFGKTEVALRASFVAVMGGKQVAILAPTTLLAEQHVATWKDRFADWPVRVVELSRFRTTKEINAALEAIGKGEADIIIGTHKLLSKETQFANLGLVIVDEEHRFGVRQKDALKALRAEVDILTLTATPIPRTLGMAMEGLREFSVIATAPQKRLAIKTFVRREGDGVIREAVLREIKRGGQVYFLHNEVETIQNRKHALQELIPEASISVAHGQMHERELESVMRDFVTQRTNILLCTTIIETGIDVPTANTIIIHRADKFGLAQLHQLRGRVGRSHHQAYAYLLVPDPEALSKQAQLRLNAIQAMEELGSGFYLAMHDLEIRGAGEVLGDKQSGEIHEIGFQLYTEMLNRAVKSLRSGKEPDLLSPLQATTDVNLGVPALFPNDYCPDVHERLSMYKRFAGTNDFSELMGLREELVDRYGDLPDQAKSLYETHRLRLEMASFGIKKIDASPLSIQIQFIPNPPIDPMKIIQLIQSSKYIQLNGQDKLKILPQKEKDFEKLEQRLEQIRKILRSLNSSAMLSTAQAN